A single genomic interval of Methyloceanibacter caenitepidi harbors:
- a CDS encoding 5-formyltetrahydrofolate cyclo-ligase, with protein MIGDNVVPAHAPEDLQRWRRIHRDRLIGERLDVSLAVRDLYARQITEKLNQFFPNLAKLLVSGYWPCNGEPDLRPWLSSVRLRCGHVALPVIAKKHAPLQFRLWWPGAPMERGIWNIPHPEKCIEVNPDIVVVPLVGFDNAGYRLGYGGGYFDRTLAAAPNRPRIVGVGYEQSRLETIHPQSHDIPMDFIVTECRVREFNR; from the coding sequence GTGATCGGAGACAATGTTGTTCCGGCTCATGCGCCGGAGGACCTACAGCGTTGGCGGAGGATTCACCGCGACCGGCTGATTGGCGAGCGGCTGGATGTTAGCCTAGCTGTTCGGGACCTCTATGCGCGGCAGATAACCGAGAAGCTCAATCAGTTTTTCCCCAATCTCGCGAAACTGCTCGTGAGCGGCTATTGGCCTTGCAACGGCGAGCCGGACCTCCGACCATGGCTGAGTTCCGTTAGGCTGAGATGCGGTCACGTCGCTCTTCCGGTGATCGCCAAAAAGCACGCGCCTTTACAGTTTCGACTTTGGTGGCCTGGCGCTCCGATGGAACGCGGCATTTGGAACATTCCTCATCCAGAAAAATGTATCGAGGTTAACCCCGATATCGTCGTCGTGCCGCTTGTCGGGTTCGATAACGCAGGCTACCGGCTTGGCTACGGTGGCGGCTATTTCGATCGCACCCTCGCTGCGGCCCCAAACAGGCCGCGCATTGTCGGCGTGGGGTACGAGCAATCCCGCCTTGAGACCATCCACCCTCAGTCACACGACATTCCTATGGACTTCATCGTTACGGAATGTCGGGTCCGCGAATTCAATCGGTAA
- a CDS encoding PAS domain-containing protein — protein MDIAERLLSETSEAILYADQDGVIRLWNGGCERMFGFAEREAVGRPLDIIIPTNLRARHRQGYSNTVRTGVTRYAAGALLSVPAIRKDGARISIEFSITPFRSAEGKIVGMAAIIRDVSERFAEIKRLKRQLVNSTAPD, from the coding sequence GTGGACATCGCAGAGAGGTTACTCTCGGAGACATCCGAGGCCATTCTGTATGCAGATCAAGATGGCGTTATCCGGCTGTGGAACGGTGGCTGCGAGCGCATGTTCGGCTTCGCAGAGCGGGAAGCTGTTGGTCGGCCGCTCGACATCATAATCCCCACCAACCTGCGGGCACGTCATCGGCAAGGCTACTCAAACACAGTGCGGACCGGCGTCACGCGCTACGCTGCGGGAGCATTGCTGTCCGTGCCTGCCATAAGGAAGGACGGGGCGCGTATTTCGATTGAGTTCTCTATTACCCCATTTCGGAGTGCTGAGGGAAAGATTGTTGGTATGGCAGCTATCATCCGTGACGTTTCTGAGCGGTTTGCCGAGATCAAGAGACTCAAAAGGCAGCTTGTCAACTCAACAGCACCTGATTGA
- a CDS encoding LysR family transcriptional regulator, with amino-acid sequence MDIELARTFLTIVRTQSFIRAAEQLNVSQTTVSARIRSLEEKLGRTLFVRNKSGASLTPAGEQFLRYAPTFVQLWERARHQVAVPPGHRAVLAVGGELILWHPWMLEWLHWMRKTAPEIALRVQVGLPESLMEQVTNGVLDLAILYAPQNRPGVRVELLLEEKLVLVTTDPDMTAFPPENYVYVDWGAEFASHHAMAFPEIGNPGLVIGGVGLLGLNYILEGGGCGYFRQRLVTPHLESGKLHLVPGAPSISYPVYAVCSAQTEGELLQIALQGLRSVVAG; translated from the coding sequence ATGGACATCGAACTGGCGAGAACGTTCCTTACGATTGTGAGGACTCAAAGCTTCATCCGCGCCGCCGAGCAGCTTAACGTCAGCCAGACAACAGTCAGCGCTCGCATCCGCTCACTCGAAGAGAAGCTCGGGAGGACACTCTTCGTCCGCAATAAGAGCGGAGCCTCACTCACGCCCGCCGGCGAGCAGTTTCTGCGTTATGCGCCCACCTTCGTTCAACTGTGGGAGCGTGCTCGTCATCAGGTCGCGGTTCCGCCGGGACACCGCGCCGTACTCGCCGTTGGCGGAGAGTTGATCTTGTGGCACCCATGGATGCTGGAGTGGCTGCACTGGATGCGCAAAACGGCACCGGAAATTGCGCTTCGCGTACAGGTGGGTCTGCCGGAGTCGCTAATGGAACAGGTCACCAATGGCGTACTCGATCTCGCCATCTTGTACGCACCGCAAAACCGACCGGGTGTTCGTGTCGAACTCCTCCTGGAAGAAAAACTCGTTCTCGTAACGACAGATCCAGACATGACGGCTTTTCCGCCCGAGAACTATGTCTATGTCGACTGGGGCGCAGAGTTCGCGAGCCACCATGCCATGGCCTTCCCTGAAATCGGCAATCCCGGGCTGGTCATCGGAGGCGTCGGTCTTCTTGGGTTGAACTACATTCTCGAGGGAGGAGGCTGCGGATATTTCCGCCAGCGGCTTGTGACGCCGCATCTCGAATCCGGAAAGCTCCACCTTGTTCCCGGAGCGCCCAGCATCTCCTATCCAGTCTACGCTGTCTGTTCGGCGCAAACCGAGGGCGAACTGCTGCAGATCGCCCTTCAAGGACTGAGGAGTGTCGTCGCGGGCTAG
- a CDS encoding peroxiredoxin, protein MSLQLGQIAPDFEQESTEGLIHFHAWLGKSWGLLFSHPKNFTPVCTTELAEVARLKPEWEKRNVKTLGLSVDPLESHAEWAKDIAETQGHALNFPLLADADKRVATLYDMIHPDSDPTVTVRAVFLIDPTKRIRLILIYPPAAGRNFAEIVRAIDSVQTGDRAKVATPVNWQPGEPVIISPALTNQQAKEHFPQGWRELKPYLRMVDLPD, encoded by the coding sequence ATGTCTCTGCAACTCGGCCAGATTGCGCCGGACTTCGAGCAGGAAAGCACTGAAGGTCTGATCCACTTCCATGCGTGGTTGGGCAAGTCGTGGGGCCTGCTTTTCAGCCATCCCAAAAACTTCACGCCGGTCTGCACCACGGAGTTGGCCGAAGTCGCACGGCTGAAGCCGGAATGGGAGAAGCGCAACGTCAAGACGCTCGGGCTCTCAGTCGATCCGCTGGAGAGCCACGCCGAATGGGCGAAGGATATCGCCGAGACCCAGGGGCATGCCCTCAATTTTCCGTTGCTCGCGGACGCCGACAAGCGCGTGGCGACCCTCTACGACATGATCCATCCGGATTCTGATCCGACGGTCACGGTCAGAGCCGTCTTCCTGATCGATCCCACGAAGCGCATCCGTCTGATCCTGATCTATCCCCCGGCTGCGGGCCGAAACTTCGCTGAGATCGTGCGCGCTATCGACAGCGTGCAGACCGGCGACAGGGCCAAAGTCGCGACGCCCGTCAACTGGCAACCGGGCGAACCCGTCATCATCTCGCCGGCACTTACGAACCAGCAGGCCAAGGAACACTTCCCGCAAGGCTGGCGCGAACTAAAGCCCTATTTGCGCATGGTGGATTTGCCCGACTGA
- a CDS encoding NnrS family protein, with amino-acid sequence MLFGAAAAALGGFVLTAIPNWTGRTPVRGTPLVVLVTAWLVGRIAVATSAIVGNLQAVVLDLSFWAILFALVVREIVAARIWRHAPAIRPALATS; translated from the coding sequence ATGTTGTTCGGCGCTGCCGCCGCAGCCCTAGGTGGCTTCGTGTTGACTGCTATACCGAACTGGACAGGACGCACGCCAGTGAGAGGTACGCCGCTCGTCGTTTTGGTTACAGCATGGTTGGTGGGCCGAATCGCCGTGGCGACATCGGCCATTGTCGGCAACCTGCAGGCTGTCGTCCTAGATCTCTCGTTTTGGGCGATCCTTTTTGCGCTGGTCGTACGCGAGATCGTCGCAGCCAGAATTTGGCGGCACGCGCCGGCCATCCGCCCAGCCCTCGCGACGTCATGA
- a CDS encoding assimilatory sulfite reductase (NADPH) flavoprotein subunit, giving the protein MTVFDFHGPGLTEEQWRHISELAGTLSTEQALWLSGYFAGLDHRKRELLPTTDVRPHDGRVHELATGSLETRTITILFGSETGNSADVASALQESVGSEGLEAVVADMADYKPRQLRSESDLLIITSTHGEGEPPATAMDFFEFLESARAPHLDDLRYAVLALGDSTYDQYCEAGKRLDRRLTELGAIRLVERVDCDVDYEDSASEWIGAVTQELKRSLDRTSTGHHAPDIALQPKITKRIVDQRHPFRASVIDNIVLSGRGSTKETRHIEVSIEGSGLKFEPGDALGVIPSNDPSLVSALLDALGLSSDEEVSIGDRTVGLGQALTDEYEITVGSTRFINQWAELTGADDLVALRGKEQADARSEFLFHNHIIDVVRRYPMPGVRPSAFIAGLRNMRPRLYSVASSLSLVPDEVHLTVGAVRFELNGEPRSGVATGYLADRVAPTGTVPVYIQPNPRFRLPADDVPILMIGAGTGVAPYRAFLQEREARGASGRSWLVFGDRNFHTDFLYQTEWQQWLKDGMLTRMQVAFSRDGRTKSYVQHRLKENAKDIYAWLEEGASLYVCGGRELAPAIHATLIDALKQEGKLSDVSAAEYLGTMQSTGRYQVDVY; this is encoded by the coding sequence ATGACCGTTTTCGATTTTCATGGCCCAGGCCTCACAGAGGAGCAATGGCGGCACATAAGTGAACTTGCCGGGACACTGAGTACCGAGCAGGCACTGTGGCTTAGTGGATATTTCGCCGGTCTTGATCATCGAAAGAGAGAGCTTTTGCCAACGACCGATGTGCGTCCGCACGATGGGCGTGTCCACGAACTGGCCACCGGAAGTCTTGAGACGCGAACTATCACAATCCTGTTCGGGAGCGAGACTGGCAACAGCGCAGACGTGGCATCGGCGTTACAAGAGTCGGTCGGCAGTGAAGGTCTCGAAGCAGTCGTAGCGGATATGGCGGACTACAAGCCCCGACAGCTGAGAAGCGAGAGTGATCTGTTAATAATCACAAGCACGCACGGGGAGGGGGAGCCTCCTGCGACAGCCATGGACTTCTTCGAGTTCCTTGAGAGCGCAAGAGCACCGCATTTGGATGACCTGCGATACGCCGTGCTGGCGCTAGGTGACTCCACGTACGATCAATACTGCGAGGCCGGCAAACGGCTCGACAGAAGGTTGACCGAGCTCGGTGCGATACGCCTGGTCGAGCGCGTCGACTGCGACGTCGATTACGAAGACTCAGCTTCCGAATGGATAGGGGCTGTTACACAGGAACTCAAAAGGTCACTTGACAGAACGTCAACAGGTCACCACGCGCCGGATATTGCGCTGCAACCCAAGATCACGAAGCGCATCGTTGACCAACGTCACCCCTTCCGAGCAAGCGTCATCGACAACATCGTTCTGAGCGGCCGCGGGTCGACCAAAGAGACCCGTCACATCGAAGTGTCGATAGAAGGATCCGGTCTCAAGTTTGAACCCGGCGACGCCCTGGGGGTCATTCCGTCGAACGACCCAAGTCTGGTGAGCGCACTTCTGGATGCGCTCGGTCTGTCCTCGGATGAGGAAGTGTCTATTGGGGATAGAACGGTCGGTCTGGGCCAGGCGCTGACCGATGAGTATGAAATCACCGTTGGATCCACGCGCTTCATCAACCAATGGGCAGAGTTGACCGGGGCCGACGATCTTGTCGCGCTACGCGGCAAGGAACAGGCGGACGCTAGAAGCGAGTTTCTGTTCCACAACCATATCATCGATGTTGTTCGTCGTTATCCGATGCCTGGCGTTCGTCCGAGTGCTTTTATTGCGGGGCTGCGCAATATGCGGCCCCGGCTTTACTCAGTTGCGTCTTCTTTATCTCTTGTACCTGATGAGGTTCACCTCACCGTTGGAGCCGTTCGATTCGAGCTCAATGGAGAGCCGCGTTCCGGCGTTGCTACGGGCTACCTTGCAGACCGGGTTGCTCCGACAGGCACGGTACCAGTCTACATCCAGCCAAATCCACGGTTTCGTCTGCCGGCCGACGACGTTCCAATCCTCATGATCGGAGCGGGGACGGGCGTGGCTCCCTATCGCGCATTCCTGCAGGAACGCGAGGCGCGCGGCGCGTCCGGCCGGTCGTGGCTGGTGTTCGGCGACCGCAACTTCCATACGGACTTCCTCTATCAGACCGAATGGCAGCAATGGCTGAAGGACGGAATGCTCACGCGGATGCAGGTGGCCTTTTCGCGCGACGGGCGCACGAAGTCCTATGTCCAGCATCGCCTGAAGGAAAACGCGAAGGACATCTACGCATGGCTGGAGGAGGGCGCCTCGCTATACGTTTGCGGCGGGCGCGAACTCGCACCAGCCATCCACGCGACGCTGATCGATGCCTTGAAGCAGGAAGGTAAGCTCAGCGACGTATCCGCGGCCGAATATCTCGGCACGATGCAGTCCACAGGCCGGTATCAAGTCGATGTCTATTGA
- a CDS encoding NADPH-dependent assimilatory sulfite reductase hemoprotein subunit: MSIESPAAPATDRSRDVSQSLDRLHPDETLKANSDQLRGGIVDGLADPITRAVSPDDQKLMKFHGLYLQDDRDVRDERRRQKLEPAYGFMARVRLPGGVCSPSQWLKLDTLARDYGGGSLRLTTRQTFQFHGVLKHNLRATLQGLRDVLLDTKAACGDDCRGVMCSVNPHLSSLHAEVYALAKRASDHAVPKTGAYKEIWYEEERVAVAGPEEPLYGRTYMPRKFKIGFVVPPINDIDVYAQDLGFIAIIERTKLIGFNIAIGGGMGRIDRNPNSYPRLADVIGFVSVDDLLATIDAVMEVQRDYGDRADRARARFKYTIDDKGLEWVKAEIEVRLGFELAPAKAFDFASNGDTLGWQQGEDGLQHFTLFIENGRIRNGPERRLLDGIQAIAHMNAGEFRVTPNQNLMISNLTEQERSQIEGLLGVHGLSELNRGSGLRLNAMACVALPTCGLAMAESERYLPSLITKIEEMLKRHSLYDEPITMRMTGCPNGCARPYICDIGLTGRAPGKYNLYLGGGFHGQRLNQLVLENVGEAAILDKLGGVLADFARDRKRGEHLGDFALRAGYLGPTQDNSPQARSKKKSKGAR; encoded by the coding sequence ATGTCTATTGAAAGTCCTGCCGCGCCGGCGACCGACCGGAGTCGCGATGTCTCGCAGTCCTTGGACAGGCTCCATCCCGACGAGACGCTGAAGGCGAACAGCGATCAGCTGCGCGGCGGCATCGTCGACGGCCTGGCTGACCCCATCACCCGCGCCGTCTCTCCGGACGATCAGAAGCTCATGAAGTTTCATGGGCTCTATCTCCAGGACGATCGGGACGTGAGAGATGAAAGACGCAGGCAGAAGTTGGAGCCCGCCTATGGCTTCATGGCCCGTGTGCGATTGCCGGGTGGCGTGTGCAGCCCATCACAATGGCTCAAGCTCGATACGCTGGCCCGCGACTACGGAGGCGGGAGTCTCCGCCTTACGACACGGCAGACCTTTCAGTTTCACGGTGTGCTGAAGCACAACCTTCGCGCAACTCTTCAAGGCTTGCGCGACGTCCTCCTCGATACCAAGGCCGCATGCGGAGACGATTGCCGCGGCGTTATGTGCTCGGTCAATCCGCATCTGTCCTCGCTGCACGCTGAGGTCTATGCGCTCGCGAAGCGCGCGAGCGATCATGCTGTGCCGAAGACCGGCGCGTACAAGGAGATCTGGTACGAGGAGGAGCGCGTGGCTGTCGCGGGACCAGAAGAGCCCCTCTACGGCCGTACCTACATGCCCCGCAAATTCAAGATCGGATTTGTGGTCCCGCCCATCAACGACATCGACGTCTACGCGCAGGACCTCGGCTTCATCGCCATCATCGAGCGGACGAAGCTCATCGGATTCAACATCGCGATCGGCGGAGGCATGGGGCGCATCGACCGCAACCCGAACTCATACCCGCGCCTGGCGGACGTAATCGGATTCGTATCGGTAGACGATCTGCTGGCCACGATCGACGCCGTCATGGAAGTCCAGCGCGATTACGGAGATCGAGCGGACCGCGCCCGCGCCCGGTTCAAATATACGATCGACGACAAGGGCCTTGAATGGGTCAAGGCCGAGATCGAAGTGCGGCTCGGATTCGAATTGGCGCCCGCGAAAGCGTTCGACTTCGCCTCGAACGGCGACACGCTCGGCTGGCAACAGGGCGAGGACGGCCTCCAGCATTTCACCCTATTCATCGAGAATGGTCGGATACGGAATGGTCCCGAGCGCCGGTTGCTCGATGGGATACAGGCTATCGCGCATATGAACGCGGGCGAGTTTCGCGTCACGCCCAACCAGAACCTCATGATCTCCAACCTCACCGAGCAGGAGCGAAGCCAAATCGAAGGCCTGCTCGGCGTCCACGGTCTTTCCGAACTCAATCGAGGAAGCGGTCTGAGGCTGAACGCGATGGCCTGTGTGGCCTTGCCCACTTGCGGCCTCGCCATGGCGGAGTCCGAGCGCTACCTGCCCAGCCTCATCACCAAGATCGAGGAGATGCTGAAACGCCATAGCCTCTACGACGAGCCGATCACAATGCGCATGACCGGATGCCCGAACGGATGCGCCCGGCCGTATATCTGCGACATCGGTCTCACGGGGCGTGCGCCCGGGAAATACAATCTCTATCTCGGCGGTGGCTTTCACGGTCAGAGGCTGAACCAGCTGGTCCTCGAGAATGTCGGTGAGGCGGCGATCCTCGACAAGCTCGGCGGTGTCCTCGCGGACTTCGCGCGCGACCGGAAGCGGGGCGAGCATCTCGGCGATTTTGCCCTCCGCGCCGGATACCTCGGCCCCACCCAAGACAACAGTCCGCAAGCGCGGTCCAAGAAAAAGTCTAAAGGAGCACGTTGA
- the ctaD gene encoding cytochrome c oxidase subunit I, whose product MAQTEAQRTAHDDRPHGWRRWAFSTNHKDIGTMYLILAVVGGTIGGLMSMAMRAELMYPGLQIFVNPDAFNVIVTGHGLIMIFFAIMPAMIGGFGNWMVPLMLGAPDMAFPRMNNISFWLLPAAFTLLLASLFVPGAPGTEGAGTGWTAYAPLSTKGSPGIAMDFVILSIHLAGISSILGAINFITTIFNMRAPGMTFHKMPLYVWSILVTSFLLLLSVPVLAGGITMLLTDRNFGSAFFDSSHGGDPLLYQHLFWFFGHPEVYIMILGGFGIVSHVVSTFSRKPIFGYLGMVYALVAIGTVGFVVWAHHMFTSGLGPDTQAYFAFASMVIAVPTGIKIFSWVATMWGGSITLRTPLLWALGFIFLFTIGGVTGVVLANAGLDRSLHDTYYVVAHFHYVLSVGAVFAIFAGWYYWCPKMTGYMYSEALGKLHFWLMFLGANIAFFPMHFLGLAGMPRRIADYPDTFAGWNFVASIGAFMAFAGFLVFFVSVANTFWARRRAPANPWGVGATTLEWTVPSPAPFHTFQTLPRIR is encoded by the coding sequence ATGGCACAAACCGAAGCTCAACGTACCGCACATGACGATCGGCCGCATGGCTGGAGACGTTGGGCCTTCTCGACGAACCACAAAGACATCGGCACGATGTATCTAATCCTCGCGGTCGTCGGCGGTACGATTGGTGGCCTCATGTCGATGGCGATGCGCGCAGAGCTCATGTATCCAGGTCTGCAGATCTTCGTCAATCCGGACGCATTCAACGTCATTGTGACGGGCCATGGACTGATCATGATCTTCTTCGCCATCATGCCAGCGATGATCGGTGGCTTCGGCAACTGGATGGTTCCGTTGATGCTGGGCGCACCCGACATGGCGTTCCCGCGCATGAACAATATTTCGTTCTGGCTTCTCCCGGCCGCGTTCACGCTCCTGTTGGCATCGCTCTTCGTGCCCGGCGCACCCGGAACTGAAGGGGCGGGAACGGGGTGGACTGCGTACGCGCCACTATCCACGAAGGGAAGTCCAGGAATTGCGATGGACTTCGTAATCCTCTCGATTCACCTGGCGGGAATCTCCTCCATCCTCGGGGCGATCAACTTCATTACGACCATCTTCAACATGCGCGCACCAGGCATGACTTTCCACAAGATGCCGCTCTATGTCTGGTCAATCCTGGTGACGTCGTTCCTGCTATTGTTGTCGGTTCCGGTCTTGGCTGGCGGAATCACGATGCTTCTGACCGATCGCAATTTCGGCTCCGCCTTCTTCGACTCGTCCCATGGCGGCGATCCTCTGCTGTACCAACACCTGTTCTGGTTCTTCGGTCACCCGGAGGTCTACATCATGATCCTCGGTGGCTTCGGGATCGTCAGCCACGTCGTTTCGACGTTCTCACGGAAACCCATCTTCGGCTATCTCGGCATGGTCTATGCGTTGGTCGCCATTGGGACTGTCGGATTTGTCGTCTGGGCGCACCATATGTTCACATCCGGTCTAGGCCCAGACACGCAAGCCTATTTCGCCTTTGCTTCGATGGTCATCGCCGTGCCCACCGGCATCAAGATCTTCTCTTGGGTCGCGACCATGTGGGGTGGATCGATAACCTTGCGTACGCCGTTGCTCTGGGCCCTTGGTTTCATCTTCTTGTTTACGATCGGGGGTGTGACGGGCGTCGTGTTGGCCAATGCGGGTCTCGATCGTTCGCTTCACGACACCTATTATGTGGTCGCGCATTTCCACTACGTCTTGTCGGTCGGCGCTGTCTTCGCGATCTTTGCCGGCTGGTATTACTGGTGTCCCAAGATGACGGGGTACATGTATTCCGAAGCCCTGGGGAAGCTACACTTCTGGCTGATGTTCCTCGGCGCGAACATCGCGTTCTTCCCGATGCATTTCCTCGGCCTTGCCGGCATGCCCCGGCGCATCGCCGATTATCCGGACACGTTCGCCGGATGGAACTTCGTGGCGTCGATTGGCGCCTTCATGGCCTTCGCCGGCTTTCTCGTCTTCTTCGTGAGCGTCGCAAACACGTTCTGGGCACGCCGCCGAGCACCGGCCAATCCGTGGGGCGTCGGTGCCACGACCTTGGAATGGACCGTGCCGTCGCCGGCTCCGTTCCACACCTTCCAGACGCTGCCGCGTATCCGATAA
- a CDS encoding DUF488 domain-containing protein: MRAARPFTIKVKRAYESPAESDGQRILVDRVWPRGLTKEQLHLHRWAKELAPSAALRKWFGHDAARWDAFCARYHRELDARPEVVAELVTACRKWPVTLVFGARDVDHNQAVALERYLRSRV; encoded by the coding sequence TTGCGCGCCGCTCGACCGTTCACGATCAAGGTCAAACGAGCCTACGAATCGCCGGCGGAGAGCGATGGGCAGCGGATCCTTGTTGACCGGGTCTGGCCGCGCGGCCTCACCAAGGAGCAGCTCCACCTGCATCGCTGGGCGAAGGAACTGGCCCCAAGCGCGGCGCTGAGAAAATGGTTTGGCCACGATGCCGCGCGCTGGGATGCGTTCTGCGCGCGCTATCATCGCGAACTCGATGCGCGTCCGGAAGTAGTTGCAGAACTCGTGACCGCATGCCGCAAATGGCCGGTGACCTTGGTCTTCGGTGCAAGGGATGTCGATCACAATCAGGCTGTGGCGCTCGAACGGTATCTCCGATCCCGCGTGTAA
- a CDS encoding cytochrome P460 family protein, with translation MTRKGYAFALGLVLAAGMASADEERISFPRDYKTQFENYLSLDRVQNPDQIIRLFANDVAIEAAKQGRELPVGSVIVGEVYKAKKDDDGNVVTSSLGRRVRDKLAAVAVMEKGEGWGEKFPEELQNDDWDFAIFASDGERLNKDLNTCRSCHAPLAKTQHLFSLEHLAQ, from the coding sequence ATGACACGCAAGGGCTACGCGTTCGCGCTCGGACTTGTGCTAGCAGCAGGCATGGCAAGCGCCGATGAAGAGCGAATTTCGTTTCCTAGGGACTACAAAACGCAGTTCGAGAACTATCTGAGTCTCGATCGGGTGCAGAACCCCGATCAAATCATTCGCCTGTTTGCGAACGATGTGGCGATTGAGGCCGCGAAACAAGGGCGTGAGCTCCCCGTTGGGTCGGTCATTGTGGGCGAGGTATATAAGGCCAAGAAGGACGATGACGGTAATGTCGTGACCAGCTCTCTCGGGCGCCGAGTGCGTGACAAGTTGGCCGCCGTTGCAGTGATGGAGAAAGGCGAGGGATGGGGCGAAAAATTTCCCGAGGAGCTGCAAAACGATGATTGGGACTTTGCGATATTCGCTTCCGATGGCGAACGTCTCAACAAAGATCTAAACACCTGCCGTTCATGCCATGCACCGCTGGCGAAGACCCAGCACCTCTTTTCGCTAGAGCATTTGGCTCAGTAG
- a CDS encoding RrF2 family transcriptional regulator, with protein sequence MRLTRHSDYSLRVLMYLAAFPDRLATAEQIAAAYDISHHHIMKVVQRLARLGLIETLRGRNGGIRLAQPPEKITIGEVVRATEEDFDLVECFRTKTACCITPVCRLQTALRDALGAYLGVLDEWTLDELTISSSGLADSLRQHLAVSPG encoded by the coding sequence ATGAGACTTACCCGACATTCTGACTATTCTCTGCGTGTGCTGATGTACCTGGCAGCGTTTCCCGACCGACTGGCGACGGCTGAGCAGATCGCAGCTGCGTACGATATCTCGCACCATCACATCATGAAGGTCGTTCAACGGCTCGCGCGGCTGGGTCTTATCGAGACGCTACGGGGACGTAACGGCGGTATTCGGCTGGCTCAGCCGCCCGAGAAAATCACCATCGGTGAGGTTGTTCGAGCGACGGAGGAGGACTTCGATCTTGTGGAGTGCTTCAGAACGAAGACCGCGTGCTGCATCACGCCGGTTTGCCGTCTACAAACTGCGCTGCGTGATGCGCTGGGAGCGTATCTGGGAGTTCTCGATGAGTGGACGCTGGACGAGTTGACGATCAGTTCGAGCGGTCTTGCAGATTCTCTCCGGCAGCACCTTGCCGTCAGTCCAGGTTGA
- the metB gene encoding cystathionine gamma-synthase, with amino-acid sequence MSKSLNPETIAAGNGIALDESFGAVTPPIYLSSTFVFPGFAQSGPYDYSRTANPSRALLADTIARLEGGAGAVVTSSGMSAVDLLLSTLEPDTLIVAPHDCYGGTYRLLAARRDRGHFSVVFVDQGDDAALEAAFEQYPALVLIETPSNPLMRVVDIAQIAERAKSFGAKTAVDNTFLSPALQRPISLGADFVIHSTTKYLNGHSDVVGGAIVAADAADVETFATWANITGITGAPFDSYLTLRGLRTLFPRMERQQENAERIARFLDAHPQVAAVHYPGLPSHPGHAIAGRQQAGFGAMLSFELDGGVGAVRRFVESLSVFTLAESLGGIESLVAHPATMTHVGMGETARAAAGITDRLLRLSIGLEAADDLLADLEQAFDVARERVAAL; translated from the coding sequence ATGTCGAAGAGTCTGAATCCTGAAACGATTGCTGCCGGTAACGGAATCGCGTTGGACGAATCCTTTGGGGCAGTCACGCCCCCGATCTATCTGTCGAGCACGTTCGTGTTTCCGGGGTTTGCGCAGAGCGGCCCCTACGACTACTCGCGTACCGCCAATCCTAGCCGCGCACTTCTTGCGGATACGATCGCGCGACTTGAGGGCGGCGCGGGAGCAGTCGTAACGTCGTCGGGCATGTCGGCCGTCGACTTGCTCCTGTCCACACTGGAGCCCGACACGCTCATCGTTGCCCCGCATGATTGCTACGGCGGAACCTATCGGCTTCTGGCCGCGCGGCGGGACCGGGGCCATTTCTCGGTCGTGTTTGTCGACCAAGGAGACGACGCCGCGTTGGAAGCGGCCTTCGAGCAGTATCCCGCGCTGGTCTTGATCGAAACGCCTAGCAATCCGCTGATGCGTGTCGTCGACATCGCGCAGATCGCAGAACGTGCCAAGTCGTTCGGAGCGAAGACCGCTGTCGACAACACATTCCTGTCGCCTGCGCTTCAGCGGCCCATCTCGCTCGGCGCGGACTTCGTGATTCATTCCACGACAAAATACCTCAACGGTCATTCCGATGTCGTGGGCGGCGCCATCGTTGCCGCGGATGCCGCGGATGTGGAGACATTCGCGACTTGGGCCAACATTACCGGCATCACGGGCGCGCCTTTCGATTCCTATCTGACCCTTCGCGGATTGCGGACGCTTTTTCCACGGATGGAGCGGCAGCAGGAGAATGCGGAACGTATCGCGCGGTTCTTGGACGCCCATCCTCAAGTTGCAGCGGTGCACTATCCCGGTCTTCCGTCGCATCCGGGCCATGCCATTGCTGGCCGCCAACAAGCCGGGTTCGGCGCCATGCTGAGTTTCGAACTCGATGGTGGCGTGGGAGCCGTGCGCCGCTTCGTGGAATCTCTGAGCGTTTTCACATTGGCCGAATCTCTCGGTGGGATAGAGAGTCTCGTCGCCCATCCGGCGACCATGACGCATGTAGGGATGGGCGAAACTGCAAGGGCCGCGGCGGGAATCACTGACAGACTTCTCCGGCTTTCGATCGGTCTCGAAGCGGCAGATGATCTTCTTGCGGATCTGGAACAGGCGTTTGACGTGGCGCGGGAGAGGGTGGCGGCTCTCTAA